TTATACACAGTTAATTAGTGTTAAAAGTTCTTTGATTATCAATACTCAATGTTACTTATCCACAGATTTTGTATTTACTAATAATAATAAATATATATTTTTATTTTTTATATTTTTTTATAAATATAAATAATATAATAAATATTAATTAAATAATATAATATTAACTATAAATTAAAATATTGATATAATTATTTTTATTGTTGTTATAGATGTTATCTTGATTAAAATATTAATACTGTATAATATATTTAATATTTTAAAAGGTTTTATAGTATGTTGCAGTTAAATTCTAAAAATTTTGATGTAATTATTATTGGTGGAGGACATGCTGGGATTGAAGCTGCTTCAGCTTCTTCTCGAATAGGTTGTAAAACATTATTGCTAACTAAAAGTATATCAGATATTGGTGTTTTATCTTGTAATCCAGCTATTGGTGGAATTGGGAAAAGTCATTTAGTAAAAGAAATAGATGCTTTAGGTGGTATTATGGCTAGAGCAATTGATTATTCTGGTATTCAATTTAGAGTTTTAAATAAAAAAAAAGGACCCGCTGTTCAATCTACTAGGGCGCAAGCTGATAGATTATTATATTCTAAAAATATAAAGAAATTACTAAATAAAGAAAAAAATTTATTAATTTTAAAAGCAGAAATAAAAGATTTAATTGTTAAAAATTATAAAGTTATAGGTGTGTTAACTCAGAATGAAATAAGTTTTTATACTAAATCAGTAGTATTGTCTACAGGTACTTTTTTAGGAGGGAAAATACATATTGGTTTAGAAAATTTTTCTGGCGGAAGAAGAGGAGAAAAAGCATCTATAGATTTAGCATCTCGATTAAAAGAATTACCTTTTCGTGTAGGTCGTTTAAAAACAGGAACACCACCAAGAATTGATTTAAATACAATTAATTTTAAAGATTTATTTATACAATACGGAGATATACCTGTTCCAGTTTTTTCTTTAATAGGAAAATCTTCAGATCATCCTCAGCAAATACCGTGTTATTTAACGCATACAAATGAAAAAACACATCAAATAATACATGATAATTTAAATAAAAGTCCAATATATCAAGGTATTATTCAAGGTTGTGGACCGAGGTATTGTCCATCTATTGAAGATAAAATAGTTCGTTTTCCTGATAAAATATCGCATCAAGTGTTTTTAGAACCAGAAGGTTTATCTAGTTGTAAAATATATCCTAATGGAATTTCAACCAGTTTGCCATTAAATATCCAAAAAAAAATGGTACATTCTATAAAAGGCTTAGAAAAATCTAAAATTATTTATCCTGGATATGCTATAGAATATGATTTTTTTGATCCTAAAGATTTAAATTTAACTTTAGAAAGTAAATGGATTCAAGGTCTTTTCCTAGCTGGTCAAATTAATGGCACTACTGGATATGAAGAAGCTGCAGCTCAGGGGCTTTTAGCAGGTTTAAATGCAGGATTATATGCTAAAGATCAAAAACAATGGTTTCCTCAAAGAAATCAAGCTTATTTAGGAGTATTAATCGATGATCTTACAACACAAGGTACTAATGAGCCATATCGCATGTTTACATCACGTGCTGAGCATAGATTAATTTTAAGAGAAGATAATGCGGATTTACGTCTTACTGAAATTGGTCGAAAATTTGGATTAATAGATGATTTTAGATGGATACATTATAATAATAAATTATCAAGTATTCACTCTGAAATAAAGCGATTGAAAAAAACTAAAATATGTATTAAATCTGTACATTCTAATATTTTAAAAAAATCATTTAATATTTTATTAAATAGAGATACTAATATTTTTAATTTATTAAAACGACCAGAAATAACATATAAAAACTTATCTGATTTAAATATTTTTCATTCAGATATATTTAATATAGATATTATTAATCATATAGAAAATGAAATTAAGTATGAAGGTTATATTAAAAGACAGTTAGAAGAAATTAGTAGACATTTAAAAAATGAAAATACTTTTTTATCGCCTAAATATGATTATACAAAAATAAAAGGTTTATCAAACGAAGCAATTTCTAAATTAAATGATTATAAACCGATTTCCATTGGTCAGGCATCTCGTATTTCTGGTATTACTCCTGCATCTATATCTATTTTATTAATACATTTAAAAAAAGAAGCTGATAAAAAATTTATGTTATAAATTATTTATATAAATTAATAAATTTTAAAATATTTATTTTAAATTAAAAATTTCATATTTTTTAGTTTAAATTTTATATAAAATAAAATTGAGAATAAATTATGTTTTTACAAAAACTATCTGATCCTCATAAATATATTAGTCATCATTTAAGTCATTTACAAATAGATTTAATAAATTTTAATATTGTACAACCTGGAAGTGTATCTTCTTATTTTTGGATTTTAAATCTTGATTCAATTTTATTTTCTTTTATATTAGGGTTTATTTTTCTCACTGTATTTTATATAGTATCAAAGAAAGTTACGACTGATATCCCAAATAAATTACAAGTCAGTGTTGAGTTAATTTTTGAGTTTATATCGTCTAATGTAAGTAATATGTTTCAAGGTAAAAATAAACTTATTGCTCCACTTTCATTAACAATTTTTATATGGATTTTTCTTATGAATCTTATGGATTTAATTCCTGTTGATTTCATACCAATATTTTTTGAAAAAATATTCCATGTTTCAGTAATACGTATTGTACCTTCTACAGATGTAAATATTACTTTATCAATGTCATTATGTGTTTTTATTTTAATTTTATTTTATAGTATTAAAATAAAAGGAATTTTTGGATTTTTTAAAGAACTAACTTTACAACCTTTTAATCATCCTGTATTTTTTATTTTTAATTTTTTATTAGAATTTATCTCTTTATTATCTAAACCTATTTCATTAGGATTAAGACTTTTTGGAAATATGTATTCTGGTGAAATGGTATTTATTTTAATTGGAGGTTTACTCCCATGGTGGTTACAGTTTTTCTTAAGTGTTCCATGGGCTATTTTTCATATTTTAATAATTTTTTTACAAGCGTTTATTTTTATGGTATTAACAATTGTTTATTTATCAATTGCTTCTCAATCTCATTAAGGTAATGTTAAACTATAATCCTATTTTAAAACGGGGTTTATAATGGATAATTTAAATGTTGATATGTTATATATAGCAGTAGCTATTATGGTTGGATTAGCAGCAATTGGCGCTGCAATTGGTATTGGTATTTTAGGCGGAAAATTTTTAGAAGGAGCAGCAAGACAACCTGATTTAATTCCTTTATTAAGAACACAATTTTTTGTAGTAATGGGGTTAGTTGATGCAATACCTATGATTGCTGTAGGTTTAGGTTTATATATGCTTTTTGCAATTTCTTAAATTTATATTTTCAATTTAATTTTTAAGAAAAAGTAAAATCTTTACGTGTTCAATATAGCGTAAAGATTAATTATTTTATTTAAAATATAGGGTATATAACTGTGAATCTTAATGCGACAATTTTTGGTCAAGCTATTTCATTTTTTTTCTTTGTTTGGTTTTGTATGAAATATATATGGCCTCCTATTATATTGGCGATTGAAACTAGACAAAAAAAAATTAAAGATACATTGGATTCTTCTAAAAAAATTAAACA
The Buchnera aphidicola (Protaphis terricola) genome window above contains:
- the mnmG gene encoding tRNA uridine-5-carboxymethylaminomethyl(34) synthesis enzyme MnmG produces the protein MLQLNSKNFDVIIIGGGHAGIEAASASSRIGCKTLLLTKSISDIGVLSCNPAIGGIGKSHLVKEIDALGGIMARAIDYSGIQFRVLNKKKGPAVQSTRAQADRLLYSKNIKKLLNKEKNLLILKAEIKDLIVKNYKVIGVLTQNEISFYTKSVVLSTGTFLGGKIHIGLENFSGGRRGEKASIDLASRLKELPFRVGRLKTGTPPRIDLNTINFKDLFIQYGDIPVPVFSLIGKSSDHPQQIPCYLTHTNEKTHQIIHDNLNKSPIYQGIIQGCGPRYCPSIEDKIVRFPDKISHQVFLEPEGLSSCKIYPNGISTSLPLNIQKKMVHSIKGLEKSKIIYPGYAIEYDFFDPKDLNLTLESKWIQGLFLAGQINGTTGYEEAAAQGLLAGLNAGLYAKDQKQWFPQRNQAYLGVLIDDLTTQGTNEPYRMFTSRAEHRLILREDNADLRLTEIGRKFGLIDDFRWIHYNNKLSSIHSEIKRLKKTKICIKSVHSNILKKSFNILLNRDTNIFNLLKRPEITYKNLSDLNIFHSDIFNIDIINHIENEIKYEGYIKRQLEEISRHLKNENTFLSPKYDYTKIKGLSNEAISKLNDYKPISIGQASRISGITPASISILLIHLKKEADKKFML
- the atpB gene encoding F0F1 ATP synthase subunit A; this translates as MFLQKLSDPHKYISHHLSHLQIDLINFNIVQPGSVSSYFWILNLDSILFSFILGFIFLTVFYIVSKKVTTDIPNKLQVSVELIFEFISSNVSNMFQGKNKLIAPLSLTIFIWIFLMNLMDLIPVDFIPIFFEKIFHVSVIRIVPSTDVNITLSMSLCVFILILFYSIKIKGIFGFFKELTLQPFNHPVFFIFNFLLEFISLLSKPISLGLRLFGNMYSGEMVFILIGGLLPWWLQFFLSVPWAIFHILIIFLQAFIFMVLTIVYLSIASQSH
- the atpE gene encoding F0F1 ATP synthase subunit C is translated as MDNLNVDMLYIAVAIMVGLAAIGAAIGIGILGGKFLEGAARQPDLIPLLRTQFFVVMGLVDAIPMIAVGLGLYMLFAIS